A window of ANME-2 cluster archaeon contains these coding sequences:
- the comE gene encoding sulfopyruvate decarboxylase subunit beta, translated as MNDISPEERVVEILKTHSIDLAATLPCDRMKCLLPLIEANFRTVQLTREENGVGICAGHYLGGGRPVMVIQSTGLGNMFNALLSLNATYGIPLPILASWRGVYKEGISAQVPLGQALPGMLDAADIQYTIIETPSHLELLDTVIIDAFENQRPHVALIQPSVWEMSCCALPPPPRTIVPRTCQLELTTHIQAPTISRYQAILSLASVFEDEIVVSNIGVPSKELFHIRDRPLNFYMLGSMGMASAVGLGLAMVQDRHVVVIDGDGSLLMNPNALTQIAVQSPPNLTVVAVNNGAYGSTGNQETAACASTDLELMARGHGLQYTAKAHTGDELVAVFKRLKRMPGPGFIDMVVRPVNEAVADIPLAPVEIKNRFMEAVSSYSHDNSMY; from the coding sequence ATGAACGATATATCTCCAGAAGAACGGGTTGTTGAAATATTAAAAACGCATAGTATAGACCTGGCTGCAACATTACCTTGCGACAGGATGAAATGTCTGTTGCCGCTTATTGAAGCCAATTTCAGGACCGTGCAGTTGACCCGGGAGGAGAACGGTGTAGGCATCTGTGCAGGTCATTATCTTGGTGGCGGGCGGCCCGTCATGGTCATCCAGAGCACGGGCCTGGGCAATATGTTCAATGCCCTGCTCTCGCTCAATGCCACTTATGGCATACCATTACCTATTCTGGCAAGCTGGCGGGGGGTGTACAAAGAAGGTATCTCCGCCCAGGTGCCTCTTGGACAGGCCCTGCCGGGTATGCTTGATGCCGCCGATATACAATATACCATTATTGAAACCCCTTCGCACCTGGAACTGCTGGATACTGTCATCATCGATGCATTTGAGAACCAGCGCCCGCATGTGGCCCTGATACAGCCATCAGTGTGGGAGATGTCCTGCTGTGCCCTTCCACCTCCACCCAGAACAATAGTACCCAGGACCTGCCAGCTGGAATTGACCACCCATATACAGGCACCCACCATATCAAGATACCAGGCCATACTCTCGCTTGCATCTGTGTTTGAGGATGAGATAGTAGTCTCAAATATTGGGGTTCCAAGTAAGGAATTATTCCATATCAGGGACCGGCCCCTCAACTTCTATATGCTGGGGTCCATGGGAATGGCATCTGCCGTCGGGCTGGGCCTGGCCATGGTACAGGACAGGCATGTGGTGGTGATAGACGGGGACGGCAGTCTGCTCATGAACCCGAATGCACTGACCCAGATAGCGGTACAGTCACCGCCGAACCTGACCGTGGTGGCTGTTAATAACGGGGCATACGGGTCCACAGGGAACCAGGAGACTGCTGCCTGCGCAAGCACTGACCTGGAACTAATGGCGAGGGGGCACGGGTTGCAGTATACTGCGAAGGCGCATACCGGGGATGAACTGGTGGCCGTATTCAAGCGTTTGAAAAGGATGCCGGGGCCGGGATTCATTGATATGGTGGTCAGGCCGGTCAATGAAGCGGTGGCGGATATTCCGCTGGCTCCGGTGGAGATTAAGAACAGGTTTATGGAAGCTGTTTCTAGCTATAGCCATGATAATTCTATGTACTGA
- a CDS encoding cysteate synthase gives MGTEHPKYTLDCVHCGSQYQHHEMSCTHDTGLLRSNYTSSRLHVHDLPGMGKFLDWLPVSAPLPTRAGPVTYKSTALARELGLTNLYIGFNGYWPEQGAHIQTCSFKELEAYPTMQLMQESGNHNLVLASAGNTARAFAHAAVGTDIDVYIVVPESGMSKIWLPEEPTDNIHFISMAGTCDYADAIQMAGKIATLPGMTSEGGARNVARRDGMGTVMLDGAVTIGRMPDHYFQAIGSGTGGIAAWEASLRLRGDGRFGETLPRLHLVQNLPFAPMLHAWELGRRDIVEDIDMPGAKKLIDRMYADVLSNRQPPYSMPGGVYDALTDTNGALYGISTPEALQAKALFEESEGIDIVAPAAVGVAGLVKAVEEDALNRDDLILLNITGGGVERLKEDFTLHHLQPEFKLTSPNIDMGLFLR, from the coding sequence ATGGGCACAGAACATCCAAAATACACGTTAGATTGTGTCCATTGTGGTAGCCAGTACCAGCACCATGAGATGTCATGCACCCATGATACCGGTCTGCTCAGAAGCAATTATACCTCCAGCCGCCTCCACGTACACGACCTCCCTGGCATGGGAAAGTTCCTGGACTGGCTACCCGTCAGCGCCCCTTTGCCTACCCGCGCCGGACCCGTGACCTACAAAAGCACTGCACTTGCCAGGGAACTGGGCCTTACCAACCTGTACATAGGATTCAATGGTTACTGGCCCGAGCAGGGCGCACATATTCAGACCTGCAGTTTTAAAGAACTTGAAGCCTATCCCACCATGCAACTGATGCAGGAATCGGGGAACCACAACCTTGTCCTTGCCTCTGCCGGGAATACGGCCAGGGCATTTGCCCATGCTGCCGTGGGCACAGATATAGATGTATATATTGTAGTGCCTGAATCCGGTATGTCCAAGATATGGTTACCCGAAGAGCCCACAGATAATATCCACTTTATCAGCATGGCAGGTACATGCGATTATGCTGATGCCATCCAGATGGCAGGGAAGATCGCAACCTTGCCAGGCATGACATCAGAAGGCGGCGCCCGTAATGTGGCCAGGCGGGATGGCATGGGTACCGTGATGCTGGATGGCGCCGTGACCATAGGCCGGATGCCCGACCACTATTTCCAGGCCATTGGCAGTGGAACCGGTGGTATTGCCGCGTGGGAGGCATCCTTGCGGTTGAGGGGAGACGGCCGGTTCGGCGAAACCCTGCCCAGGTTACACCTGGTACAGAACCTGCCCTTCGCACCAATGTTACATGCATGGGAGCTTGGCCGGAGGGATATCGTGGAAGACATTGATATGCCGGGTGCAAAGAAGCTCATTGACCGGATGTATGCAGATGTGCTGTCCAACAGACAACCCCCCTATTCGATGCCAGGTGGTGTTTATGACGCTCTTACCGATACGAATGGTGCTCTGTACGGGATATCCACTCCTGAAGCCCTGCAGGCGAAAGCACTATTCGAGGAATCTGAAGGCATCGATATTGTAGCACCGGCCGCTGTCGGTGTGGCCGGGCTGGTTAAGGCCGTGGAAGAAGATGCGCTGAACAGGGATGATCTCATACTCCTCAATATAACTGGCGGTGGGGTTGAACGGTTGAAAGAGGATTTCACGCTTCACCATTTACAGCCAGAGTTCAAACTTACTTCACCGAATATTGATATGGGACTTTTTTTACGCTGA